The Collibacillus ludicampi region ATCGTTTGAACGTGGAGGGACAAACGCCAGAAACACATGATGAGACCTATTGGAATTCCCTGTACCGGGAGGATCCCCGGCGGCCGTCGTCACAGGAAATTCCTGCCCCACGTGATGCAGAGGATTGGCAGAGTCTGTATCAGACCGAGCCGCAGATACGGTCTAAGAAGCAAGAGACAAATCAGGAACATGGGGCAACAGAGGCGGAACAGGGGGACCGGGGAGATCAGGCATCCACGCCTTCTGCAGAAATGAACCAAGAGGCACCATCTGTTGGATCTCGTACATCCCGGTCTGGTATCCATCATGTGGTGACCGATGATCCGGCCCGTGCGGTGAACCCCGATGCCGACCAATCAGGGGTTGTGGAGCTGAGTCGACTGATGGGGACAGAGGAACATGTTCTCAAGCGACACGAGCCATCTCAACAGTTAGGGCAGAATGAACCTTCTGAAACGGATGACCGTAAACTGGGTGCTTCCGAACCGGTCCGTCAAAAGCGGGAGGAAGTTCCTAAGCCTGAAGAGGAACCGGCGGAGTGCAATGTCCAACGGATCAATGCAGATCGTCAAATGGTGCAAACCGACGACCATGAAGGAAACCTTTCAATTGCTGCTGAAAAATTGAGTAGAGTAGATGAGTCACAAGATCACGTTCTGAGTGAGACATCTGTAGAAGCAGAAGCAACGGACTTGACAGAAAAACCTGCGGAAACCGAGGGAAGAAAGCAAGCACATGAGGAAGAGCCGAAGACTGCCCCAAGAATTTGGCGTGAAAAGCCGGATACGGAGCCGGATCGGCCTGTATCCTCCCCATTCCGAAAGGCTCCGCCGTTGCTAAGTAGGATTGAGCAACGCAGTGAAACTGAAGAAACACCGGATCAGGCTTCTCGAATGAACCCAGATGATCCTAAGGTTACTCTTTAGTAAGCAGGCAACCGTGGATAAGGTTGCCTTTTTTTGTCGTTCGAAAGTATACTATAGACAAAAGGAGAGATGTTCGGTGGATAAAAAAGAACTGCGGGTGAGCGGGGAATACCTTCGCGAACTGCGCCAAAAGAAAGGGTTAACTCTGGACCAGGCGGCAGAAGTCGTCGGGTGTTCCACAGGATACTTGAGTCACATTGAAAGGGGAAGTAAAAGGAACCCGAGTTATAAAGTTATCGTTGGCTTGGCGAAGCTATACGGTCTCTCTGTGGAGGATCTTATCGGAGAAGTCGCACCACCCATCCATACCGTGGACCTTATCGAGCAACTGTATAAGGCGGATTTCGTTTTATACGAAGGCCGCGAGATCGACGTCCGTGACGATTTTGTGGCAGAACGAATCGAGACGGGTATTCGGATGGGGATCTTATGGGCTTTGGATT contains the following coding sequences:
- a CDS encoding helix-turn-helix domain-containing protein, with the translated sequence MDKKELRVSGEYLRELRQKKGLTLDQAAEVVGCSTGYLSHIERGSKRNPSYKVIVGLAKLYGLSVEDLIGEVAPPIHTVDLIEQLYKADFVLYEGREIDVRDDFVAERIETGIRMGILWALDLIEQRKKEEEDRRRRR